The Symphalangus syndactylus isolate Jambi chromosome 1, NHGRI_mSymSyn1-v2.1_pri, whole genome shotgun sequence DNA segment acatgcacagtacacacaccacatacacacacacctcacacacacacaccacatgcacaccacatacacacaccacacaccacacacaaacacacaaaccacATGCACagtacacacaccacatacacaccacacacatcacatgcaccacacacacaccacacgcaccacacacacaccacacaccacatgcacaccacatacacaccacatgcacactacacacaacacatacaccacacaaccacacacacatgcacactacacacaccatatacacacacaccacacataccatacaccacacacacccccagacacaccacacacacatgcacactacacacaccacacacatcccCACATaccacacgcacacaccacatgaacactacacacaccacatgcacgctacacacgacacacacacaccacatataccacacacacaccacacaccccacatgcacactacacacaccacacacacaccaccacacacaccacatacacacaccacacacacgcacaccccacacaccacgcaccacacacataccacctgcacactacacacaccacatacacacccccacacaccccacacaaccacacacacaccacacacaccacacacacaacacacacaccaccacacacacatcatgcacaccacacacactacaccacacacacacaccacacacacgcgTATATTTTTCCCCTCATAGAGTTTGATAAAATCACACAAGACACATGTCTacccatgacccagcaattccactcctaggtatttacccaagagaaatggaaacgCCCACACAAAGACCTGTatgtgaatgttcacagcagctttattcatagtagGCAAAACCCGGAAACAAATCAAATGGTGAACGGAAAACAAATGTGGCATGTCCGTGTAGTGAACTATCATtcggcaataaaaaggaatgaactatttaTGCGTCCAATGACATAGCTAAATCTCAAatacatgctaagtgaaaaaagccaaaccaaacaaaataaaataaaatacatgctgtATAAGTCCATGTCTATGACACTGTAGCGCAGGCAAAACTCATCTTTTGTGACAAAAAGCAGATCAGTGTTTGCCTGAGGCTAGATTCAGGGAAATTAACTATAAAGGGGCCTTAGGGAACTTTCTAGATGACAGAAATGTCCCATATCTAGGTTATGGTGGTGATTACATGCATGTATACGTTTGTCAAATTGCATCAAACAGTACCCTTAAAATGAGTGCATTTCACTGTATGTAAATTtacctcaataaattttttttttttttttgagatggaatcttgatctgtttgttacccaggctggagtgcagtggcacgatcttggctcactgcaacctctgcctcccgggttcatgcgattctcctgcctcagcctcccgagtagctaggattacaggcacctgccaccacacccagctaatttttggtattttttctttttttagtagagacggggtttcaccatattggccaggctggtctcgaactcctgacctcaggtgatctgcccacctcagcttcccaaagtgctgggattacaggcatgaaccaccacacctggtctaaaattaatttttaaagatctcTTAAAAAGCAGACACCAGCCCCAATCTCAGACCCCCTGAGACAGAATTTCTGGGACAGGGGCCATCCTGCTGGACACTGGGTGCTGAGAACACCTTGCCCATTTATCTGAGCTCCCTTCTGGCTCTGAAATCTGAAGTCCCACCCTCCTGGGTCTAGCTTCGGGGCTGCCTGGGTCAGGGCCCTCTGGAAAGCCCCTGCAATGCCCCAGAAGGGACGAAGCTCACAAGGGGCAAGGCAGGTAGCCCACGGGGCAGGAGGGAGCTCAACTGGGCATCCTAGGGAGACAGCAGTGAGGGGTGCCAGTGGGGAACCCCTCCCAGCCTGAACCCCACCACACCTTTCTGACCCCCAGATTTCCAGGCAAAGCTCACCCATTCCAACTCGAAGTGCCAGGGCCAGCTGGAGGTCTACATCAAGGATGGATGGCACACGGTTTGTGGCCAGAGCTGGGGCCGGAGGTCCAACCAGTGGGACGACCCCAGTCAAGCATCAGAAGTCTGCCAGCGGCTGAACTGTGGGGTGCCCTTAAGCCTTGGCCCCTTCCCTGTCACCGACACACCTCAGAGCTCAATCATCTGCTACGGACAACGGGGCTCCTTCTCCAACTGCAGCCACAGCAGAAATGACATGTGTCACTCTCTGGGCCTGACCTGCTTAGGTGGGTAACTAGCCAGCCACACAGGCACCCTGGGCCTGGGCACCAGCCCCAAGGAGACTGCCCAAGGCCTGTGATCTAGGGTCTGAGCAGGCTGGTGGAAGGGGTGGGGGGACCCCAGTTTATAACCACTCCCCAAGACACATACCCAGGAGGGGGACTGGAAGCACCCATCTGTAGGATGGCAATGGAGGACCTAGTTCTGCCAATCACTGACTTCATCGTCACCTCTGAACCTCCATTCtcccatctgtgaagtggggtGGTACTTCCTGCCTCGCAGGAGGCTTAGAGACAACGTGTGGGTCAAGTGGACCTGGTGTGCCAAGCGGCACTCATGCCAGGAGCTCCTGGTCCTCTCAAGGCTGCCAGCTTCCCCCCGGCCCTCCCCACACCACCTACTCCTCCCTCATCAGAGTGTCTCATTGCAGAGCCCCAGAAGACGACACCTCCACCCACAAGGCCCCCACCCACCACAACTCCAGAGCCCACAGGTAAGAGGATTCTGAACCCCCCATAGGGAGTCAGAGCTAGCAAATAAAAACCCAGGATgcccagttacatttgaatttctgaTAAAGATGGAAATGTTTAGTATTGGTGTGTtctatgcaatatttgggaccCCATCACCTCCCAAGGCTAAGCGTTAGTCAGCAGTTGTCCACAAGTTGGGCCAAACAGCAAGGAGTGCCCAGGAAGCCCTCGGCACTCACGCTGGCTCCCCCTCCCGCTCTCTCCTCTCCTAGCTCCTCCTAGGCTGCAGCTGGTGGCACAGTCTGGCAGCTGGCACTGTGCCGGCGTGGTGGAGTTCTACAGTGGCAGCCTGGGGGGTACCATCAGCTATGAGGCCCAGGACAAGACCCAGGACCTGGAGAACTTCCTCTGCAACAACCTCCAGTGTGGCTCCTTCCTGAAGCATCTGCCAGAGACCGAGGCAGCCAGAGCCCAAGACCCAGGGGAGCCGCGGGAACACCGGCCCTTGCCAATCCAATGGAAGATCCAGAACTCAAGCTGTACCTCCCTGGAGCATTGCTTCAGGAAAATCAAGCCCCAGAAAAGTGGCCGAGCTCTTGCCCTCCTCTGCTCAGGTAAGTGAGACCTGGCCAAGCCCCAGGACACCTTCTGCTGCCCTAGGTGGAGTCACAGAGCATCTCAGAAGGTCAGGGAACATGTGTGCAGTACAGGGCACTATGGAGAATACAAGGGAAGTGGAGGCCTGGTCTTGGCCTCTAAGAGGTAACaagggttggggtggggaggatGCATCCACACTCAATGCCTTGGTAATCTCTGCAAAGCCACACACCCCAAGCCCAAAGGAACTGCTGGCTCAGCTGCCACATGGGGAAGGAGAGTCAGCAGGACTTCTAGGAGAAGGCAAGGTCTCTTCGTGGGtctgggggagaaaaaaaatgtctaggTAGGAGTTATGGCTTGTGCCAAAGATGGGGCACTTGGAAGGGTGGGCCTTGCAGGATCTCGAGTTGACACTGCAGCAATGGTGAGAGGTGGGAGATCCCTGAGGCCCGGGGTCAGAgcacagcaggcaaagagagaaacagacagccCCCAAGAGGGCTCTGCAGAGGGTCCTGCACCATGCACTGACAAGGTAAAGAGAATGCCGCCGTTGTGTGGTTGAGGGGAGGAGGCAGGTGAGACTGAGTCTGTGAGACCCCAGTGGGCCAAAACAGGATCAATGAAGAAAACTAAAGGGAAGAAACCGCAGCTGAAACGAAGGGAGAATCCTCGCAGCATGCCTCCCTCCGGAAGTAGCGGGTTCCTATGGCCGGAAGTGTTCTCAGTAAAGTCCACACTGTACTTACCGAGAGCTTACTTCATGCAGGGACCATTCCTGGACATTCTAAATTTTTCACATGGCCTTAGGAGGTGGgtgttattattatcatccctTTTTACAGTGAGGAGGCTGAGGTTTAGAGAGGCTAAACCTCTTGCCCAGTACTATAGAGCACTTGCTGGGATTTCTGTTCAAGCAGGGTCACTCTAGAGCCTGTTGTCTGAGCCTTGGTGACTCAGTGTGGTCCTGGACCAGCAGCAGCTGGTTAGAAATGGAGGTGCTCAGGCCCCAGCCCAGTCCTTCCGAATCAGAATCCACTTTTCAGCAAGGACCTCAGTGATTTATGTGCACAAATCTAGGAATCACTGCTCAGGGCCACCTGGCTGTCCTGCAGGCACGCTGGGTACCTGGTGTAAATTAGTAaaatgctgcccctcccccagcagaAGCAGCTCCCAAGGGGCTCTTGGCCTGATAAGGGGAGCAGGGGCTGGCTCGCAGTCCCACCCACCCCTCAGCTACTATCCTTCCTGCAGGCTACAACCTGTAAAACCATACCCAGGGTTCTTGCCTTTGAAGCTTCTTCTAAATAGATTTACTAGGGCTTTGAAGGTGGATGTTGCCATGGAAACTGGCCAAAGCTGGTGAGATCACAACTCTCTCTAAACTGAGCATGTGTGGGCCTCAGCTACGGACTCCCAGGCCCCACCCTCGCAGGCAGAAATAAATGCGTGCCTCTGTTGAGCCAGGCCCCACTTGCTGAAAGCCTGGCCCTCAGAGTTCAGCGCCTGGGCGGCAGGATCTGTCTCAATTGTGAACTGCCAGGACTCAGGGCAGTAGGTCTTTCCAACccccgggcctcagtttccctcttctGAAAAGTCCTCTTTCTTCCCAAAGTGCGGCGGGAGAATGACAGGATGTTTCCAAGTGAGAAGTGGACCTAGGTGGAGCCTATTTCCCACGCTCTTCTCTTATCTCCACCTGGCATGGAGCCGACTCCCTGCTGGTGGCTGCCAACAGCCTCCTTGCAAAAAGCGCCTATGCTGCTGTGTCTTAGGATGGTGGTGGCAGCTGCCCAGAGGCACCGGAGACAGTGCTGGGTCAAGGGAAGAGCCACAGAGGGTGTCAGAAGGAGGGAAGGGCAGAAAGGAAGGCTGCCTCTCCTGGTGGTCCCACACAGTACCTTCCCCTAACCAGGGCCCCGATTTGCCAGTGGCATGGGGCCCCAGGAAGCAGCACACAGGCTCAGGGTCACACTTGCACCCTCCTTTCCCATTGCTTCCCCTCTCAGGTTTCCAGCCCAAGGTGCAGAGCCGTCTGGTGGGGGGCAGCAGCATCTGTGAAGGCACCGTGGAGGTGCGCCAGGGGACTCAGTGGGCAGCCCTGTGCGACAGCTCTTCAGCCAGGAGCTCGCTGCGGTGGGAGGAGGTGTGCCGGGAGCAGCAGTGTGGCGGTGTCAACTCCTATCGAGTGCTGGACGCTGGTGACCCAACATCCCGGGGGCTCTCCTGTCCCCATCAGAAGCTGTCCCAGTGCCATGAACTTTGGGAGAGAAATTCCTACTGCAAGAAGGTGTTTGTCACATGTGAGTTGGCCACCGCCCACAGTGGGTGGAAGCAGTTACAACTTTACCTCTAGGACCCGGTCAGGGTGCATGTCTCTAAAGGGCAGCCCTGGGGAGCTAGACAGAGAGTCCCAGAGACCCAGAAAGGATGGAGAGAGGGAAATTGGAGGGCCAGGGAGCAAGAGTACTCAGACAGCAATGGGCATGAACAATAATAGGAGACAAGGCAAGCAACAGGCAGATCACTGTCAGGCAGCTGACGAGTCATAGAACTTCTCCTTCTACCTTCTACTTTTGCAAGGTGGAAGCCAGAAAATCAAATGGTAGATAGCACATATTTGCTACATGAATGGTAACTAAATGGCAAGTAAAAGAGagaaatggatgggtggatggatggatggttggatcggtggggggggtgggtgggtgggtgaatggatggatggatggatcagtGGGTGGGTAAATGGTTGGATGGAtcagtgggtgggtggatggatggatgatggacggatggatggatggatggatggatggatcagtgggtgggtggatggatggatggttggatggatgaatggatggat contains these protein-coding regions:
- the CD5 gene encoding T-cell surface glycoprotein CD5: MPMGSLQPLTTLYLLGMLVASCLGWLSWNDPDFQAKLTHSNSKCQGQLEVYIKDGWHTVCGQSWGRRSNQWDDPSQASEVCQRLNCGVPLSLGPFPVTDTPQSSIICYGQRGSFSNCSHSRNDMCHSLGLTCLEPQKTTPPPTRPPPTTTPEPTAPPRLQLVAQSGSWHCAGVVEFYSGSLGGTISYEAQDKTQDLENFLCNNLQCGSFLKHLPETEAARAQDPGEPREHRPLPIQWKIQNSSCTSLEHCFRKIKPQKSGRALALLCSGFQPKVQSRLVGGSSICEGTVEVRQGTQWAALCDSSSARSSLRWEEVCREQQCGGVNSYRVLDAGDPTSRGLSCPHQKLSQCHELWERNSYCKKVFVTCQDPNPAGLAAGTVASIILALVLLVVLLVVCGPLAYKQLVKKFRQKKQRQWIGPTGMNQNMSFHRNHTATVRSHAENPTASHVDNEYSQPPRNSRLSAYPALEEALHRSSTQPDNSSDSDYDLHGAQRL